One window of the Rhipicephalus microplus isolate Deutch F79 chromosome 2, USDA_Rmic, whole genome shotgun sequence genome contains the following:
- the Noa36 gene encoding zinc finger protein 330 homolog Noa36, translating into MPKKKTGQRKKAEKQKLRQKAIRGNAARVNLGDHPCNAVMECDKCSRKQKNRAFCYFCSAVQRLPVCAKCGKMKCMMKTGDCVVKHSGQFTTGLGMVGAICDFCEAWVCHGRQCLTTHACTCPLQDATCIECERYVWEHGGRIFKCSFCDSFLCEDDQFEHQASCQILEAETLKCVSCNRLGHHSCLRCKACYCDDHVRRKGFKYERNQPMPCPKCGFETQQTKDLSMSTRHHNYGRQQMRDDDDDDYGSSSGYGGGGYGYYGAGGGAGDMDENEDDEEEEDDDEEDDDEDDDSDEESEEENEKEDEKEGEKKDTTESKE; encoded by the exons ATGCCGAAGAAGAAAACTGGTCAGAGGAAGAAGGCGGAGAAACAAAAGCTTCGCCAGAAAGCCATTCGCGGAAATGCGGCCAGGGTTAATCTTGGTGATCATCCGTGCAACGCCGTCATG GAGTGTGACAAGTGCTCCAG GAAGCAAAAGAACCGGGCCTTTTGCTACTTTTGTTCCGCTGTTCAACGACTTCCAGTATGCGCAAAGTGTG GAAAAATGAAATGCATGATGAAGACTGGCGACTGTGTTGTGAAGCATTCAGGCCAATTCACAACTGGACTCGGCATGGTT GGTGCCATCTGTGACTTCTGTGAAGCATGGGTTTGCCATGGCCGGCAGTGCCTGACCACACATGCCTGCACTTGTCCACTTCAAGATGCCACGTGTATTGAATGTGAGCGGTATGTGTGGGAGCATG GAGGCCGCATTTTCAAGTGCTCCTTCTGCGATAGCTTCCTTTGCGAGGATGATCAGTTTGAGCACCAAGCTAGTTGCCAAATCTTGGAAGCTGAGACACTCAAAT GTGTTTCTTGCAATCGTCTTGGTCACCATTCTTGTTTACGATGCAAG GCTTGCTACTGTGATGACCACGTGAGGCGCAAGGGATTCAAGTATGAACGAAACCAGCCCATGCCTTGCCCGAAATGTGGTTTTGAGACGCAACAAACAAAAGACCTCAGCATGTCAA CTCGCCATCATAACTACGGAAGGCAGCAGATgcgtgatgatgacgatgacgactaTGGTTCCAGTAGTGGCTACGGAGGAGGTGGCTATGGATATTATGGTGCAG GTGGTGGAGCAGGCGACATGGACGAAAATGAAGATGATGAAGAGGAGgaggatgatgatgaagaagatgatgatgaagatgatgactcTGATGAAGAgagtgaagaagaaaatgaaaaagaggATGAAAAGGAAGGTGAAAAGAAAGACACCACAGAGTCAAAGGAATAA